Proteins encoded in a region of the Perca fluviatilis chromosome 8, GENO_Pfluv_1.0, whole genome shotgun sequence genome:
- the kti12 gene encoding protein KTI12 homolog: MPLIVMCGYPCSGKTQKAEELKVCFERNTDRKVHIVGDGALGVEKNTVYADSQKEKNVRASLKAEVERKLNKDDIVILDSLNYIKGYRYELFCLIKHAQTPHCLVYCLTSDEVSSTWNTNREAAEQYTQEIFDALVLRFEAPDSRNRWDSPLFTILKDDTLPYEGISDALFKRKAPPPNQSTQSQPLSSASFLYELDKITQDVLLAIFNAQKTSVPGDLIPVPGATEKIELTRSINMAELRKLRRQFISYTKMHPTENSGHISNMFVQYLNKSLH, from the exons ATGCCTCTAATAGTGATGTGTGGCTACCCCTGTAGTGGTAAAACACAGAAAGCAGAAGAACTGAAGGTGTGCTTTGAACGGAACACTGACAGAAAGGTTCATATTGTAGGAGATGGAGCACTGGGCGTTGAGAAAAACACAGTTTACGCAG ATtcccaaaaggaaaaaaatgtccGAGCATCTCTGAAAGCTGAAGTAGAGAG gAAACTCAACAAGGATGACATTGTAATTTTGGATTCATTAAATTACATAAAAG GCTACCGCTATGAACTTTTCTGCCTCatcaaacatgcacagacaccaCACTGCCTG GTATACTGTTTGACATCAGATGAAGTGAGCTCAACGTGGAATACCAACAGAGAGGCTGCAGAGCAGTACACCCAGGAAAT CTTTGATGCATTAGTGCTGAGATTTGAAGCTCCAGACTCCAGAAACCGATGGGACAGTCCTCTCTTCACCATCCTGAAAGACGACACGCTTCCATATGAAGGCATTTCTGACGCGCTTTTCAAACGAAAAGCACCCCCACCTAACCAGTCTACACAGAGT CAACCATTGTCATCTGCAAGCTTCTTGTACGAGTTGGACAAGATCACACAAGATGTGTTATTG GCAATTTTTAACGCACAGAAGACAAGTGTTCCCGGGGATCTCATTCCAGTTCCAGGAGCTACAGAGAAG ATCGAGCTCACCAGGAGCATCAACATGGCAGAGCTGAGGAAACTTCGGCGCCAGTTCATCAGCTACACCAAGATGCACCCAACAGAGAACTCGGGACACATATCTAACATGTTTGTGCAGTATTTAAATAAGAGTCTTCACTAA